One window of the Tachypleus tridentatus isolate NWPU-2018 chromosome 10, ASM421037v1, whole genome shotgun sequence genome contains the following:
- the LOC143228033 gene encoding histamine H1 receptor-like translates to MIVMPISSAYAITGNWKFGIIVCQFWLSVDYSASTASILNLFILSLDRYWSIRSPLKYLRKRTKKRALIMIGIVWLVSAMWIVPIIGWHFWYNNGVRKQPSDVCETEFADNVFFKLTTSTANFYAPMVLMICLYIKIFSEIKKRSNFEIGQCNQRGKEINNDSISQPVREIKSKRSSCQRNVRWHSTPSQIRGESRQTPTPFNKEFFECDEENQYSESSFTIKKREMDPWRDVNHVNVTSNHCTKSRKSNLKSVKVNRRYRHLTLLSVPMANDDQGHQITPFYKQHFDDVTVNVEVVSDSGSEDKDLVFLENDKSSTFHSQRGPFLSSFSPSNTKVKPKKSRFGSGKPKTFLKKSYGPKINRSKLDEENIELDSVVDQLLKSKASHSRKSKHCKNIKNSLYVKPCDSLAQPGIGSNFRTGSGFLPQLTTAFRVTRKSVASNLRQEKKAARQLGVIMGAFVLCWLPYIITFIVTAYCDDCIDPKIHTATIWLGYLNSTVNPFLYALCNDNFKRAFKKIIRRSSRHSKFFPASNSTRTDHLFA, encoded by the coding sequence ATGATCGTTATGCCAATCAGCTCAGCCTATGCTATCACTGGAAACTGGAAATTTGGGATCATTGTCTGTCAATTCTGGCTATCGGTGGACTACAGTGCAAGTACAGCATCCATTCTGAACCTTTTCATCCTCAGTTTGGACAGGTACTGGTCAATTCGCTCGCCCCTAAAATACTTGAGAAAGAGAACGAAAAAGCGGGCATTGATAATGATTGGAATAGTGTGGTTGGTGTCTGCTATGTGGATTGTTCCAATTATTGGATGGCACTTCTGGTATAACAATGGTGTTCGTAAACAGCCTAGTGATGTCTGTGAAACGGAATTCGCTGATAATGTGTTTTTCAAACTGACAACGTCGACTGCCAACTTCTACGCGCCCATGGTGTTAATGATTTGTTTGTACATAAAGATATTTTCCGAAATTAAGAAACGAAGTAATTTTGAAATCGGACAGTGCAATCAGAGAGGGAAAGAAATCAATAATGACTCCATCAGCCAACCAGTGCGTGAAATCAAATCCAAACGAAGTAGTTGTCAAAGAAATGTGAGATGGCACTCGACTCCAAGTCAGATTCGAGGAGAGTCTAGGCAGACTCCAACTCCTTTTAATAAGGAGTTCTTTGAATGTGATGAAGAGAACCAATATTCGGAGTCTAGTTTCACAATAAAGAAACGGGAAATGGACCCCTGGCGAGATGTCAACCATGTTAATGTCACATCTAACCACTGTACTAAAAGTAGAAAGAGTAATTTAAAGTCAGTAAAAGTAAATCGTCGCTATCGACATTTAACATTGCTATCAGTCCCCATGGCTAACGATGACCAGGGACATCAAATCACCCCATTCTACAAACAGCATTTCGATGATGTCACAGTCAATGTTGAAGTGGTCAGTGACAGTGGTAGCGAGGACAAAGATTTAGTCTTTCTCGAAAATGACAAATCGTCAACCTTCCATTCACAAAGAGGACCTTTTCTTTCATCGTTTTCACCATCAAATACTAAGGTAAAGCCAAAGAAATCGAGATTTGGATCGGGAAAACCCAAAACATTCCTTAAAAAATCTTACGGGCCCAAAATCAATCGCAGTAAGCTTGATGAAGAAAACATAGAACTGGATTCTGTGGTAGATCAACTACTGAAGTCTAAGGCCAGCCATTCCCGTAAGAGTAAAcactgtaaaaacattaaaaactcgCTTTATGTAAAACCCTGTGATTCACTGGCTCAGCCTGGCATCGGATCAAATTTTCGAACCGGATCAGGATTCTTGCCTCAGCTGACCACAGCATTCCGCGTTACAAGAAAATCTGTGGCATCCAATCTAAGACAAGAAAAGAAGGCTGCTCGACAACTAGGTGTCATAATGGGTGCTTTTGTCCTGTGCTGGCTTCCGTACATCATAACATTTATTGTCACAGCTTATTGTGATGATTGCATTGATCCAAAAATCCATACTGCCACCATCTGGCTGGGCTATTTGAATTCTACGGTGAATCCGTTTTTGTACGCTTTGTGTAATGATAACTTCAAGAGGGCTTTCAAAAAGATAATTCGAAGGAGCTCGAGACATTCCAAGTTCTTCCCTGCTTCCAACAGCACACGGACAGACCATCTTTTTGCCTGA